The Candidatus Effluviviaceae Genus V sp. genome contains the following window.
TGACGTGACCGAAGAGTTCGCTCTCGAGGAGGGTCTCCGGGAGGGCGCCGCAGTTGATCGTAACGAACCGGCCGTCGGAACGCGCGCTCCTGGCGTGTATCGCCCGGGCCACGAGTTCCTTCCCCGTCCCGCTCTCACCGTGGAGCAGCACGGTGCTCGAGGTCCGTGCGACGCGGTCGATCAAGTCGAAGACGGACGTCATATTCTCCGACTCGCCGATCATCTTCTTCTCTCCCGAGACGTGCAGAGCACGCTCGAGATCCGACTTCTCATCGCGAAGGCGCCGCATCTCGAGCGCGTTCCTGACGACCTGCTTCAGCTCCTCGTTCGAGACCGGCTTCAGAAGATAGTAGAAGGCGCCGAGGTTCAGTGCCTCGATGGCCGACTCCTGCGAGGCGTGGCCCGTGATGATGATCACGGGGATCGAAGGGTCCTTGTCCCGGAGCTTCTCGAGAATGTCGATGCCGCTCATCCCCGGCAGCTGAATGTCGGTGATGACGACGTCGTAGGCGTCCTTCGACTGGAGTTTGAGAGCCTTCTTGCCGTCCTTCGTGGCGTCGCAGACATACCCCTCGCGCTCGAGCATCATGGAGAGGTACTCTCGGATGCTGTCCTCGTCGTCGACGACCAGGATCCTGCCCTGTGGCATGCTGTCCTTTCCCTTCTCGAAAGCGCCGGAACCGACCGTCCCCGCCCGCGGGCGACGACTAGTCCGGCAGGTAGATCACGAAGCGGCTGCCGCGTCCGACCTCACTGGCGACGGTGATCCGCCCGCCGTGGGACTGAACGATGCGGTCGACGATGGCGAGCCCGAGTCCCGTGCCGCCCTTCTTGGTCGTTCTGAAGGGCTGAAAAATCTCGTCTCTCTTATCGGAGGGGATGCCGTCTCCCGTGTCCTCAACGATGATGGCGATCGAACTGCCCTGCGATCCCTCGAGGCCGCGCGAGGCGTACTCGTCCTCCCGGACGACCGAGAGCCTGACCCTGCCCGAGCCGTCGATCGCCTCGACGGCGTTGAGCGTGAGGTTCAGGAGGGCCCGCCTCATCTCCTCTTCGTTGACGGTCCCCTCGACAGGCTCAGGAGCTTCCTCGACCAGTTCGATCTCCGGACGATATGAGGCCTGACTGGTCACGAGCAGCGCGACCTCGTGCACGAGCTCGTCGAGCCGGATGCGGTCGCGTTCCCCGGACTCCATGCGTCCGTACTGAAGGACGTCCTGAACGAGCTTCTGGAGCCGGTCGGTCTCGCGCATCACGAGGCCGACGAGGCGCTCGTGCTGGCTCTCCGGCTCGGCGTCCTCCCCCAGCATCTCGATAGATCCCCGGATCGCGTTCAGCGGGTTCCGGATCTCGTGAGCGAGGCCGGCCGCGAACTGGCCCAGCGCCGAGAGCCTGTCGTCGTGCCGGAGTCGTTCCTCCAGGCGTCTGGCCTCCGTCAGATCCTGGAAGATGGCGACGACGCCCCGCTCGTTCCCGTCGTCATCCCGGAGTATCGATGTAGAGAGTCCGACGGGAGTGCTTCCTCCTCCGCGCCGTCTCACGTGGAAGTCGACCCGGGTCTCGGGCCGCCCCGCCTCCAGGGCGGCGGCGAGGCGTTCGCAGAACGCCGGGACGTCGGCGAAGACGAGCCGGTAGTCGCGGCCGTGCGAGGCACTCTCCGGCACGCCGAGGATCGACGCGCCGGCCCTGTTGAGGTAGATGACGTGTCCGTCGGAGTCGACCAGGGCGAGTCCGGACCCGAGGCTGTCGATGATGTTCGAGAGCCTGAGGTTGGCGGTGTCCAGCTCCGACCTGGTCACGGCCAGCTCCCGTGCGTGGACGGCAGCCCGCTCCGACAGGTAGCCGACCAGCATGGCGACGAGGAGGAACGAGACGACGAGCGTCGCGATCTCGGCGAGAGCCCCCTGTGCATAGAGCGACGCCCACTGAACGGGGTCGACGAACATGAGAACGACGTGCCCGATGACGGCGCCGGCGGCGATTCCGACCCCGTCTCGGAAGCCGAGGCGTGCGGACGACACGATGACCGGAAGGAAATAGAGCAGCTTGAACGGGCTTGCCAGGCCGCCTGAGAAGTAGACGACCAGCGTGACGAAGACGATGTCGACGGCGAACTGGATCCTCAGGAGGGCCGTGTGGTCGCGCTGGACGCGGCTCCAGGCGGCGTAGACGCCGGAGAGCAGCGCAGCGATGATCCCGAGGATGATGACCGGGATGCTGTCGACCTGCCTGCCGCCGACGAGCGCACCGAGAGCCGTGAGCGCCGCGACGACAAGCCGCGCCGCGATGATGCTGCGGGTTGTTGGAACAGCGTGACTCACGGTCCATCCCTCCCGGGCGCCGGACGTACGCTGTCGGTGACGACGACGTGTGGTCGGACGCGCTCGAGGGTCACCGGCCCGATCCCGCGGACATCGATCAGATCATCGACCGAACGGAATCCGCCGCGTTCCTCTCTCAGTCTCACGATCTCCCGGGCCCGGACCGGCCCGATCCCGGGAAGCTCCTCCAGCAGCTCGGGCTCGGCGGCGTTCAGCTCGATCATGCAGCCGACCGTGTCGCCGGCGCAGGCGCTCGCGTCGGGAGGCGGAACCTCGACCCGCCGCATCCCCGTCACCAGCGCTCCGACCAGGAGCGCACCGGCGAGAAAGAAGACCACCGCGCGCTCGTCCGGCGTGAAGACCCCCCGCACCACACCACCTCCACCCGAGCGTCACCAATGTAGCGTGTTGCAAAACGCAAGGCAAATGAAACATCGCTCAACCGCGGAACGTCCACGTGAACCCGGCCTCCAGACGCCTTCCGGCGGCCGGCACGAGGGGCGTCCCGGCGTGCTCCGTCTCAAGGACATCCCGTACCACGGCGTACACCGCGGCCGACCCCGCCCGACCCCGCACCTCGAGGTCGAGCCGGGACGACGCGTCCTCGACGGCACCCTCCCAGGGACCCCGCGCCAGACCGGACTCGTGGGTCACGACGGCCGACCAGCGCGTGCGGAGATAGCCGCGCGCGAAGAAGGAGGCGTGGAACCAGCCCTCGGCCGAGGCGGACACCGCCGGCGACGGCCCCCCAGCGATGAGCGAGCTCTCCTCTCCGGAGGCCAGCAGGGTCGCGTCGAGCCGCCAGCCGGCGGCGGCGCGTCCTCCCGCCTCGACCCAGAGCGACGCAGAGCCGGTCGTCTCGTCGGGAGCGTTCGCCGGCCGACCCGCTTCGATAGAGAGCTCGACCGGGTCAACGAGCCGAGCCGCGCCCAGTTCGAGGCCGGCGCCCGAGAGGAAAGAGGAATCGCGGATCGACACGAGGAGGGCGACGGCGCCTTCCGGATCGAGATCCGGACGGCCGGCAACCGTTCGTTCCACCCCGTCGGCGGAGGGCAGCATGAGCGGCACGGCCAGCCGCTCCACGACCGACGGATGCCTTGAGACGACGAGCGCCCTGGCGTCGAGCCGCCTCCGGCCGATCCTCGTCGACCAGGCGACCTCGGCCTCGGGAAGCGTCAGGCCTCGCCTCCGCACGGCCCCGGCCCGGAGCGAGACCGTACCCCCGAGCGCCTCGAGAGCGCGCGACACCGACGCCGCGGCCGACCACACGTCCTCGTTCCTCTGGAAGAGGGCACCGCGGGCGCCGATGTGCCCCACGGAAACGTCGACCGCCTCGACGACGCGGCCGGTCTCGATACGCAGCGAGGCACCGACGAGACCGAGCTCACCGGTCCGAGTCACGCCGGCGCGGTCGTCCTCGACCCGGCGGGATCCACTGAAGAGCGCGATCGTCGCACGACCGCCCTCGAGGATGACCTCGCCCGCGCCCGCGACGCGCCGGCTGCCGAGTTCCGACGGCTCGAGCTCCTCGAACCTCCGAACGCGCTCGGGAGCCATCCTCAGACCGCGCGCACGCACGTTCCAGCCGCCGCTCGTCACCGTTCTGAGACGCGCGGAGAACGGCCGGTTGTCGAAGCGGGCGGTCGCCCCGGGACCGTCGGCGCGCAGCGAGCCGCCGGCCAGTTCGAGGGAACTCGTCGTGTCGGCGAAG
Protein-coding sequences here:
- a CDS encoding PAS domain-containing protein, which translates into the protein MSHAVPTTRSIIAARLVVAALTALGALVGGRQVDSIPVIILGIIAALLSGVYAAWSRVQRDHTALLRIQFAVDIVFVTLVVYFSGGLASPFKLLYFLPVIVSSARLGFRDGVGIAAGAVIGHVVLMFVDPVQWASLYAQGALAEIATLVVSFLLVAMLVGYLSERAAVHARELAVTRSELDTANLRLSNIIDSLGSGLALVDSDGHVIYLNRAGASILGVPESASHGRDYRLVFADVPAFCERLAAALEAGRPETRVDFHVRRRGGGSTPVGLSTSILRDDDGNERGVVAIFQDLTEARRLEERLRHDDRLSALGQFAAGLAHEIRNPLNAIRGSIEMLGEDAEPESQHERLVGLVMRETDRLQKLVQDVLQYGRMESGERDRIRLDELVHEVALLVTSQASYRPEIELVEEAPEPVEGTVNEEEMRRALLNLTLNAVEAIDGSGRVRLSVVREDEYASRGLEGSQGSSIAIIVEDTGDGIPSDKRDEIFQPFRTTKKGGTGLGLAIVDRIVQSHGGRITVASEVGRGSRFVIYLPD